GCCCTTGCGACCGAGGAATCCGCCCAGGCGCGCGACCAACCGCAACACTTCGTTGAGCTTTGGTTGCGCCGGAGCTCGGGTTTTCGTGAGCAGGTAGGCGGCACGGATTTCATCGGGATCGAAGAACAGATGTGCGTCCAGATCGGGGCAGGTTCGACCCAGTCGCATAGGATAGGCCACCCGCCAGGCCACCACCAGAAACAGCGCCAACGCGCGCTCGGGCCGTTCGATCGTGCCCAACTGAAGCTATTCGACCTGGCACCCGTTTTTCAGGATGTTGGACAACTCGATTTCCCAGCGCGCTCGATACCAATCGATCAATTCGATCGCCTCATCCAACGTGGTTGCCACAGGGTTGGTCAGCAGGCGCCATTCGATCGGCTTGACGCCGGGCGGCGTGTCAAATTCGCGCGCGACCAGGCACGTCGCAGCGATGCACTTGCCCTTGCTGGCGGGCAACTCGACGCGCTGCAGCCACAGGCGCTGATGCACCGTGCGCGCTTTGACGCCATGACGTGAAGCCATCGTGAAGGCGATTTCTCCCACCGCTTCGCCGCGGGTCGCGCGCTCCCAGAGCTTGTCGCCCTCGGGCAGGCAGCGGTTATGAGCGGCACGCACCAGCCAGTCGGCCGGGTTGCCCAGCGCATCGACTCGCTCCATCAGCGCCATCAGATCCGCTTCGCGGTCGGCCACATACATCAAGCGCGTGGATGGCAGACTCGGCGCCATCTCGGCGATGCGCTCATGGCCTTCCTTCACCCTTTCCATGAACCTCCCGCGTCCATGGTTTTCATGCCGTTGCGTGATCAGCGGTCGATAGCGGAACGAGTTCGCGTCCCAATTCCTTTGCAAGCCGCTTCAGAGCGCGTTCCTTGCTCTTGCGTACCTGCTCCTCATAGCGCGCGAGCCCCTGCTCGACATAGTCATCTCCCTTCACCATCACGCGCCAGAACCAGCCAGCCAGTTTGCGCGCCAGCGCCTTGGTCGCGATGAGACCGCCGCGACGCGCGGCAAGGCGCCGGTAAAAGCCTCCGAGCGCGATGTCCTTACTGCGCACCAGACTCTGCGCCATCATGCAAAACAGTTGGCCTGTGCGATTACGCCCGCGCCGCACGCCTTTCTTGCGTTTGCCGCTGTCGTGGCTACCCGGCGCCAGCCCGGCCCATGCGGTGAAATGTTTCTCGGTGGGCCAGATGCTCAGGTCGATGCCGACTTCGCCGATCAGTTGCAGCACGCCGTACTCTGACAGCGCGGGCAGCCTGGTCAGATCGCGTCCGCCGCACATCTGGGCGAGTATTTCCCGCAGCCGGGTGATATGCGGGGCGTTGACACCCGTTTGTCTGGTGGATCTGGGCAACGGCGGCGGTGCCTCGTCATGGGGCGGCAGCACGGCTGCAATGCGTCGGTCACAGTCGGCGATGAGCTTCTGGTAGTGGTCCCAGGATTGCAACGCCTGTTCCAGCAAAAAGAGGTGCTCGTCGGCCCAGGTGCCGCGCAAGGCCTCGATGACAGCCTGCTTTTTCCGGCGCCGGATCTGCACGGCACACAGGGCGGCAAGTGCCTCGGGAGAGCGTTCTCCGGCCACGATCGCGCGGACCACGGCCAGGCCACTGACACCGCTCAGGGAAGCAATCACGTCGTGCAGCTTGATATTCATCCGGTCGAAGGCTTTCTGCATCAGTTGCACACAACTGGCAGCCGATGCGACATGATCGGCACGCAGGCGCAGGTAGTCCTGCAACCGGCGGATGTCGGCCGCAGGCACGAAACCGGCGTGCAGCAACCCATGCATATGGAGGGTGGCCCCCCACTGGCTGTCTGCCATGTCAGTCTTGCGTCCGGGCAGATTGCGGGTCTGCCGGCCGTTAACCATGCGCACCTCCAGACCTGCGGCCTCAAGCAGCCCGTAAAGGGGCAGCCAGTAAACGCCGGTCGCTTCCATCGCGACCGAATGGACACCTTCTGACAGCAGCCAGTCACGCAGCGTGTGAAGCTGTGAGGTCACGGTACCGAACACTTTCGGTGTATCACCACCCACCGAGACATGCATGTGTTCGCTGCCCACGTCCACGAACGCGGCGAGCGGATCCAGCAAAGGAAGCTTGTTGTCTGACATGGGAGCTCCGAATCTGCGAATCACAATGCGCACCGCAGCACCGACCCGGCCGCGTCACAGGGATACCAAATCTTTCCAACGGGAAGCAAAGCTCACCAGAATGTGCGACTGACAGCGACCAGAGCTAGTCTTTAGTACAGGCAATCGAATAGGCGATGCACTACAGCTGGAATCAGCCACGCTGTCGGCGCTACGGCGCGTGGCATAACGATACCCGGTTCATGGTCCGTGTGCGGTTTTTGCCAAAAAACTGGCCGCTTTAGTTGATCGTAGCCTTCGGCTTTGCCGGCAAAGAAACTGTCGATCCAGTTGGCTTCCGTCAGTTCTGCCTTATCCAAAGGCCGAACTTAAAGTGACGCACTGCGTTGCTATTGGCGACTGAACCAGCATGCCCGCCCCCCAGCATATCAGCCTGACCTTTTGTGCTTTTTGGATGGTTGCGATCTTATCTTCAGCAGACTTGTCCATCGAGGCTTGGACCTCATGAAACATTTCATGGCCACAAAGGGAGAGATACGGCTGGTTGAACGCGTTTTTGCTGATGGCAGTAACCGTGCCGGAGATCCACAAGGTTTTTCCCTTGTACTCGTTGTCGGCCGCGACTTCATTTGCATCGTACTTTCAGCTGAGATCGACTGCTGTTACCTTTACCGGCGAACCTAGGTTTTGGGCATGCCAGTCATGCAGCAGAGCGCTCTCACCCGTGGACCAGACTTTAAGATCTTCAGCGCGACTCCATCCTTGGCCAGCTTGATCGTCTCAGGGTCAAACTGAGGAGGTGGTGGGGCTGTCGGCGCGGTGAGTTTGGTTGTTGCCACCGTGGCCGTCTTGGCCGACTCGCCTGGTGCATGCGATTTGTGCGTAAAGGGCGAGAATGCCACCAGAACAAGCACACCCCCACCGATCCATTTCAAAGCCTTGTTCATCATTTACCTCTTACCTCGCGTGCCAACTCTAAAAGGAGGGGAACTGTGTTCCCCTTCACCTTTCAGCGTGGAAAGCTTGGCTGGGCGCAATCGTGGTGGATTGCCGCATGTCGAGGCTCTACTCCAGAGACCGGGCCGAGAGTCGACGAAAGTAGGGCGCCGTCATGCACAGCGGTGCTGCGGCAAAGCAATGCAGTGGCGCAACGATGCATGCTGGCGGCTAGACGAGCTGACAGCCGATTACCGCGCTGCGTCCAAGGACGATCGTGCCCCCAATCGCCAATGCCAACTGGGCATCAAACGCGTCGGTAGTGACGGTGGTATGAAATGGAGCCGGCTTTTGATCACCACTTCACGCGTTGTCGGATGTATGGAGGATTCGCTTAAGGAGTTCCGGGTAAGACCGGGCTGTGGCTACCGCACTGCGGAATGCGGAGCGCATCATGCATTGGGAATTCTTACGTGGGGCCAAGGTCGCTGACTGGCTCGGGAGCACTGCGGTTGTCGTTGAGAACGTACGACCGCAGATCAGAAAGCGCCTCGAATCGCCCCGCTTGTGAGTGCACGTCCGACCGGCAAGTCATGGCAAACGCGTGAGTTGAGGCGCACGTCCCGGATAGTAGCTAACGAATTACTGGCGACCCGAAGCGTCGCGAGCCGATAGCCCGTTTTGCCGGGCTTAACCGACGCCTGAATGTCCGATCGACGATGCGGGCGAACGACTCTTCATGGCCGTACCCGGCCTGTCGCGACCTTCCGTTCTCGACCCAAGGGGCCGAATCCCCTTCGTTCGTTAGGCAACACACCGGCATCGAGTAGGCCAAGGCCTCGCGGTTTTCATCCAACGAACTGTGGGAAACTGCTTGCTCGCTCACGCTGTGCAGGAATGCCGGCGATGGCTCGGACCGACGTCGGCGACGCGCATTGCATTTTGGAAAGAATCTCCGGGGGTGCTTACGGATATCGAACGTAAACCTTGTGAGGTTTGACATGACTACGAATGACGAAGATGGTTTGTCCGCTGGCCCAGTTCCAACAATCGACCCCGTGAACCAGGCGGATGACCCGCCTGTGCCCGATCCAGTAATCGACCCGATGGACACGATAGTCGACCCCGTAACCCCGGGACTCGAGCCATCGTTATCTGGCGACCCCATGCCGGAGCCGGGTGAGGAACCCGTTGCAGTTGTGACTGCACCTCCCCCGCCTGAATTAACTGATGTAACTGATCCTCCCGTTGAGGGTGGTGGTGGTGATGGTGACGGTGGTGGTGGTAAAGACGATCCAGATCCCGGCGAGTGATAGTCGTAGTCGCCTGAACTTCGCACGTTGTTGAGCTCGGCGTTCAATAAATGAACGCCGACAACTCATTCCGAACTTCACAAACCAGCGCGCTCATCTGCCGACAGCGATGTTCGAGAGCCCTGGATACGGCGGTACGCGTTGTAGTGTCGAAGCGCGCCTTGCTTGTCCCCTCGAAGTTCCTTGAGTCTTGCAAGGTCGTAGTGTGCGTCCGCGTAATCCGGCTCAATCGCGAGGCACTTGCCGTAGCCCACGTGGAGAGCCGGCCACAGGACCCGTAAGAAGTCGGTGCTACTATCTTTCGCTCAGATCAAGCACCCTTGCCGATGCCCGCCTCGGACGGCCGTTCGAATTTCCACCCAGCACCTTCGTTCGAAGGAACAAGCAGTGACCCGATCACACTCGCCGGCGCGTTTCGATGCACCCGGAGATGAACAGCATCGACGTATCGTGGATGCCATTCATGACCATGGCTGGTCGGAACAGGACAATTTTTTTCCGCCGGATTTGACGCTCGCGCTGGCGTTGGAATGTGCAGCGCTTGCGACGGCCGGGACGCTCACATTGGCGCTTGTCGGCCAGGGCGCGGCACGTTCTCTTCAGCCCGATGTGCGCGGCGACCGGATTCAGTGGCTGGAGGCGGGCCAGTCCGAAGCCCGCGACCGGTATCTCGCGATCATGGAAATGCTGCGTATTGCGTTGAATCGCGGGCTCTTTCTGGGACTCGAAGAATACGAAAGCCACTTCGCATGCTACGCCCCGGGCGCTTCGTATCAGCGACACCGCGATCAATTTCGCGATGACGATAGCCGCACGGTGTCCGTCATCGTCTATCTGAATGCGGACTGGCTGCCTGAGCACGGCGGTGCATTGCGGCTACATCCTGAGGGCTTGAGCACGCAGGACATCTCGCCAGTCGGCAGCCGGCTCGCAGTGTTTCTATCCGCCGACATGCTGCACGAAGTATTGCCTGCAACGCGCGACCGCATGTCGCTCACGGGATGGTTTAGACGCCGCTCGTGATCTCCCAGGCCGTTCCGGGGCACCGTGATTTTCGTGCTGCTCACGCTGGCGATTACCCGCTGGGTAGCCCGGCGCACCCGGTCAGCCTCGGATTATTACGCCGGCCTGACCGGCCTGCAGAATGGCCTGGCAAACGACGGTGATATGGTGTCGGCCGCGTCCTTCCTGGGCATCTCCGCGCTGATCGTGAAGGTGTTTTCCGGGCCGCTCAGCGACTGGCTCGGGCGGCGCAAGGGGCTGCTGTTGCTCGGCGACGGGCTGGCAGGCCCGAACTGTGCCCTTCGACGCTGTACCGGGATTGCGCAGAGGATCGTTTAAGCAACGCCGACGCCATCGATACGTGTGATCTTCAGCGATAAATGGCGGTGAATTTTCAGCGCTATGTGGCGCCGATGAAGAAGGTGCTGCGGGGGCTTCGATGCGATGCGTTCTCGGAACAACAGCCCAAGGGCAGTTCACGACCCACTTCCGCCTCTCCGGTAGGTTTCGCGAACGACGGCTCTCGGACCGCTATGAGACGATGGCCGATGTCGTTTTGAACTACCAGTCGTTGGTGGGTCGGGTGGAGATGCGCCACCATCGCACACGTGACGGCCCGATCAAAAGAGAAGACGCATTCGTTAGCAAGCACCTCAATCAGCACGGAAACCGCGCCGGCATATGGCCGGATACCGGCCTCTAAACTGGTCATCAATATCTACTGCGTGATTCGTATGAAGGTCAAATTGGAAAGGCAATGACGAAGACGATACGCTGCCAGTGGGACAGTGGAGAGATCGCGCTGGACGTGGATGAGGCCGGCAGCGGCGCTTCGGTCGTCCTCCTGCCGGCCCTGAGTACGATTTCCACGCGCCTGGAGATGCGCCCGCTGCTCGACTTGCTCGCGCCTCAGTTTCACGTGACGACGGTTGACTGGCCGGGGTTCGGCGATCAGGCGCGGCCAAAGGAAGGATGGTCGCCGGAGCTTCTCTCGGCGTTTCTTAACTGGTTCCTAAGCCACATCGTGGCACCACCGCACGCCATTGTGGCGGCCGGACATGCAGCCACCTATGCGCTTTACCAGGCCGTCTTGCGGCCAGGTACGGTTGATCGCCTGGTCCTCGTCGCACCGACGTGGCGCGGCCCGTTGCCGACGATGAGGGGTGGCCAGCGGGCCTGGTTCTCCCGTGTGCGCGCTGCGATCGATCACCCCCTCGCTGGCCCGCCTCTCTACCCGGCTCAACGTTCAGCCGCCATGTCATCACCATGATGGCGAGAGAACACGTTTACAGCGATCCTGACTGGCTTGACGGCGATCGTCTCGCGGCCAAACTCGCCGTCACCCGTGCACCCCGTTCGGTACGCTTTGTGACCGGTGCGCTAGACCGGGTCGCCAACCGTGCGGCGTTCCTTGATCTTGCGCGCCGGGCCAACAATGCGATCCTCGTGATCTACGGCGATCAGACGCCGCCGAAATCGCGTGCCGAAATGGAGGCGTTAGGACAATTGCCAAATGTTCAGGTTGAATGGGTCATGAAGGGCAAGCTCGCGATTCACGAAGAGTTTCCAGAAATCGTCTCCATTGCCATCAGGCGGTTTTTGACGAAGGAATCGCCGCTTTAGACGATCAACGACAGACGGGCATAGGCAGACGCTCTGGAATGCTTCCCCTATCAACTGTCTGACCGTGCATCAACTATTCGCGCGTGTTGTCGGGCGCTGCGTGAAATCCATTTGCTCAACGCTCTCTTCGATCGCATATGGGGTAACCCGCCAGTTCGCTCCTGGGCGCCGACAGTTACTTGAAAGCCACCATCAATTCACTTCCATCAATCGGTGGATTGAGGGATGATGGAGCGAGTCCCTGTGAACGGGTCCTTTGCTGTGCTCAAGCTGCTCGACAGCGTGTTTACCCAGGCAGAAGAGCCGAGCCCGCGCCCGGAAAAGAAGGCCCCCCATCCACCGCGAGGAGAGTCACCATGAGCACCTGTCACGAACCACACCATGCGCATCACGACCATCAGCATAGTCCGGATTGCGGCCACACAGCGATCAGGCATAACGATCACGTCGACTATCTGCATGACGGTCATCTGCATCACCCGCACGGCGATCATGTAGACGAGCATAGGCTCGAAGTGAACGCGAACAATCCCGATCAATGTACACCGGGCTGCGGCGGCCACGCGCCGGGCCACGTCCATGGCCCCGGGTGCGGCCACGAACCTGTGCCACATGGGGACCACGTTGACTATCTCGTCGACGGTCACCTGCATCATCCGCACGGAGATCATTGCGACGATCACGGCCCGGTCGAACTCGCCTGAGCGAGCGATGAAAGGCGATTGATGCCTTTGAAAACGGACTGATCTCAGTCGAACGGAGTCTGCCCGCGGATTGCTGCTCACCACGGCGGGATACGCGTCGCCCCTGCACCGAAGCACGTCGTGTTGACAAAAAAATAAAGTTGTATAGTGCTGACATTGATTTCGAACGATTTTTTGCGAGCAATGCGGTGACATCGCGGAAAGTTGTATAGTCGCCCCTTTGATTTAAAAGGGGAAAGTGTCTAAAAACGGACCATAAATTCGCGAGTATTCAGCGCGTTCGGGATACGATCGCTGATCGCTGATCGCTGATCGCTGATCGCTGATCGCTGATCGCTGATCGCTGATCGCTGATCGCTGTACTGCGTGACTAGAATAGGTCGGGCACGGGAAGTTCGACCTGGGTGGCGGTCGGCCAGGAAATGACGGTCACCTCATCTGTTTCAGCTGACCGGAACCTGGGCTTGCCCGGACGCTCGTGCAATAGAGTCGCCTGCTGCCCACGAACGTCCACCGTTGGTCGGCCCCGGAGCTGGCCACCTCGCGCTTCTGTCCGGCTGGAGTGACCGCTCATCGCTTTAGCTCACGTTAAAGTGCACGCGAATGTCCTGCTGGGTTTCAACCGGGTGCCCGTCCTGCATTGCTGGAAAGAATCGCCAGCTTCGCAAGGTCTCGACAACAATCTGATTCAGCCGCGGGTACTGCGTGGGCTTGATGAGCTCGACAGCGACGGATCCGTCTGTATGGATCACAAGACGGGCTACCGCTACCGTCTGGTAGGCCTGCTCGCGCAACTCGTCGGGAACTGAGGGCAGCGGTTGCGCGATAGCGCGCGCCGGCGAGTTGCCGGGCGCCGATCCCGCGGACGCCCGCTCAGCGGTTGTCGCGCCACGGTCGGAAGACGGCGAGGGTGCTACTGCCGTCGCCGTTTGAGGGGGCGTGGCCTCGGGTTTCGCGGCCGGCTCCGGGGCGTGTGTCATCGCCTGGGACTGCCGAGCAGGAATTGGTGGGCGAACCAGCAGCGTCGGGGCGCGCGCAGCTTTGACTAACGGCTGTTTCGGAGGATAGGCCTTTTGCGGCTTGGCGGCCGTCTGTGTTGAACGTGCTATCGCAGCATGCAACGGTGGAGCGACATTCGGAATTTCAACGACCCTCATCTGCATCGGCTGTTCCAGCGTAGGTTCGGGTACCGGTATTGCGTGCAGACTCCGTCCCAGCACAAAAAGAAATATTCCCCATACAAGTGCGCCCAGTGCCGCGGCCATCGTGACCCTGACGTTCCGGCTGTCACCCGCCATGATGAGACGCCGCCATGGTCTATTCACGATGAACTGCAACGAGAAAATGTTCTGCTCCCGCACGACGGGCAGCCAGCATCGTCTGTACGACCACGCCATGTCCCGCTGCATCGTCGGCGGCTATGATGACGTCATGGTCCGGGCGCAGTGCGCGCCTGACAGCCGGTTCTACCTGATCGGGACGAACAGCCTCGCGGTTGACAAAAATCGCGTTGCTCCGGTCAATACTCACAGTCGGTGGTCCATCCGCGGACATTTGCTGCGCGCGACCCGACGGCAGGTTCACCTTCACGGCGTCCAGTCGTTGCATGGCGAGCGACGCCAGCATGAAAGTCGCCAGCAGAAAGAACATGACGTCGATCATCGGAATGATTTCGATGCGACCACGCTTCGCGGCGCGAGAGCGACGAAACTTCACGGCGCGGCACCCTGTCCTTCCGAAGCGAGGCGAATCTCGCTGATACGCTCGTTCGCAAACGACTCGAGTTCGTCCATCAGTCGTTCAAGGCGCCGTGAAAAGTAGTTGAAAGCGAACAGCGAGAACAACGCGACCACCAGGCCAACAGCGGTTGCCACCAGCGACTGGGCGACGCCGCCCGTGACGCCGCCCGGATTGACGAGGCCATTTCCGCCGAACAGCTGGAATGAATGCATCATACCCACGATCGTGCCCAGCAATCCAAGGAGCGGTGCTGCGGTCACGATCGTCTCCAGCACCCAGAAGCCCTTGCTCATGTCCCGCTCGATCGCCGCCGCGAGAGTTTCGGTCTTCGCCTCGCGGTACCAGATGGGTGCAGTTGGACGGTCCGAAAGCGGCACGCTCAGGCGCCTGAAAACATGTCGCGCCGGCAGCGAATCCAACCCCTCGATGAGGGAGCCGGAGGACATGCCTGCGGCAGCCGGGGGCCGCGCACCTGTATCGGGCGTACCGGCAAAGCGCAGAAAAACATATGAGCGGTCGATCACAATCGTGATCGCGAGGATGGCAAGCACACTGAGCGGATAGATCACCCATCCGCCGAGCTGCACTGCACCCAGAAAAGTCGTCCAGTCTTTCATTTCAGCATTCCCTGGTTACGCATCAGAAGTTCTTGGTAATGCCCGCATAGACAGCGATGCGCGGTCCGTACTGGGGTGCGCCCACGCCGATGCCGGAGCCGTCGCGCAGTTCATACACACGGTCGAATGCATTGATCACCAGCAGGCGGGCATCGAACTTGCCGATCAGCGGGTTATTGACATTGAAGTGCTGGATGACGCCGAGATTCACCTGCGTGTACCAGGGCACGCGATCGGTATTGGCGAATCCACTGCGAAGACCACTGCCGATTATGCTGTCAACCGTGAAGGTGGTCTGACCGAGCGTGTAGGTGCCGCCGAATGACGCTGACACGCGTTGGTCGTGGTCCAGATACACCCAGTGGCTGGCGATGTAGGCAAGTTTATCGGCGCCGAAATTGAACTGTGCCGAGTTGATGTTTTTACCCTGGGCACGACTGAACGCGACGTTCATGTAGGCGGACACGTTATCCTGCCTGTAGTTCGCGGTGAACTCGACGCCGTAGACCCGGCCGTACTGGTAATTGAACGGCGTGAAGATCAGCGCGGTGCCGAACTGACCCTCGTCAAGCAGGTTGCTCGACTTCTTGTAGTAGGCGTCGAGACCGACGGTGAGGGCTGAACTCAGCCGCTGCGTTACGCCAAGGTCAAAGTAGTGGCTGCGCTCGGGCTGCACCGGATCGTTCTGCCCCGACACCGCGGCCGTGGTCCCCGCATAACGGGCAATGTCGGCGTTCGACACCAGTTCGAAGGCGGGTGGTGTGAAGTAGCGCGCGTAGCCTGCGTGAACCGTGGTCGATGGCGTCAGCGCGTACACCATGCCGACGCGCGGACTCAGCTGGCTGGCGCTGACATACTCATCCATCTTGTCGTAGCGCAGGCCGTAGTTGATCGTCAGCTTGCTGGTGACCTTCCACTCGTCCTGCACATAGGCGCTATACAGATAACCGGTCTTGCTGCTCGAGTCAGGAATGCTGATCGGCTGGTCGGAGGACTGGTTGCCGTTTTCGTCGACCGGAAAGACGGAGAGGTTGTTGTCAAACACAGCGTGTTCCTGCTGGACGAAGATGCCCGAGCGGATCGTATGCCGGTCGTTGAGCCGGTAGGTGGTGTCCAGTTGTACCCCATTCGCCGTGTCACTATGGAAGTCACTTGACGCGACGCCGTTAAACAGCAGATCTCCGATCGGGTCCGGATTGAACTTCGTGCGCGAATATCGGGTCACGAAAGCCAGTTGATAGTCGAGCGCCCCGCCGTTCGTTCCCTGCAGGGTCACCGCGGCAAACTGGTTCAGCTCCGACTGCGTTTCGTTGAGCTGGCTCGAATCAAAGCTATTGACGCCATTGAGCGTGAACG
The DNA window shown above is from Paraburkholderia sp. BL10I2N1 and carries:
- a CDS encoding energy transducer TonB, whose amino-acid sequence is MTHAPEPAAKPEATPPQTATAVAPSPSSDRGATTAERASAGSAPGNSPARAIAQPLPSVPDELREQAYQTVAVARLVIHTDGSVAVELIKPTQYPRLNQIVVETLRSWRFFPAMQDGHPVETQQDIRVHFNVS
- a CDS encoding biopolymer transporter ExbD, coding for MKFRRSRAAKRGRIEIIPMIDVMFFLLATFMLASLAMQRLDAVKVNLPSGRAQQMSADGPPTVSIDRSNAIFVNREAVRPDQVEPAVRRALRPDHDVIIAADDAAGHGVVVQTMLAARRAGAEHFLVAVHRE
- a CDS encoding 2OG-Fe(II) oxygenase — encoded protein: MTRSHSPARFDAPGDEQHRRIVDAIHDHGWSEQDNFFPPDLTLALALECAALATAGTLTLALVGQGAARSLQPDVRGDRIQWLEAGQSEARDRYLAIMEMLRIALNRGLFLGLEEYESHFACYAPGASYQRHRDQFRDDDSRTVSVIVYLNADWLPEHGGALRLHPEGLSTQDISPVGSRLAVFLSADMLHEVLPATRDRMSLTGWFRRRS
- a CDS encoding MotA/TolQ/ExbB proton channel family protein — encoded protein: MKDWTTFLGAVQLGGWVIYPLSVLAILAITIVIDRSYVFLRFAGTPDTGARPPAAAGMSSGSLIEGLDSLPARHVFRRLSVPLSDRPTAPIWYREAKTETLAAAIERDMSKGFWVLETIVTAAPLLGLLGTIVGMMHSFQLFGGNGLVNPGGVTGGVAQSLVATAVGLVVALFSLFAFNYFSRRLERLMDELESFANERISEIRLASEGQGAAP
- a CDS encoding alpha/beta hydrolase; amino-acid sequence: MTKTIRCQWDSGEIALDVDEAGSGASVVLLPALSTISTRLEMRPLLDLLAPQFHVTTVDWPGFGDQARPKEGWSPELLSAFLNWFLSHIVAPPHAIVAAGHAATYALYQAVLRPGTVDRLVLVAPTWRGPLPTMRGGQRAWFSRVRAAIDHPLAGPPLYPAQRSAAMSSP
- a CDS encoding IS110 family transposase, with translation MLDPLAAFVDVGSEHMHVSVGGDTPKVFGTVTSQLHTLRDWLLSEGVHSVAMEATGVYWLPLYGLLEAAGLEVRMVNGRQTRNLPGRKTDMADSQWGATLHMHGLLHAGFVPAADIRRLQDYLRLRADHVASAASCVQLMQKAFDRMNIKLHDVIASLSGVSGLAVVRAIVAGERSPEALAALCAVQIRRRKKQAVIEALRGTWADEHLFLLEQALQSWDHYQKLIADCDRRIAAVLPPHDEAPPPLPRSTRQTGVNAPHITRLREILAQMCGGRDLTRLPALSEYGVLQLIGEVGIDLSIWPTEKHFTAWAGLAPGSHDSGKRKKGVRRGRNRTGQLFCMMAQSLVRSKDIALGGFYRRLAARRGGLIATKALARKLAGWFWRVMVKGDDYVEQGLARYEEQVRKSKERALKRLAKELGRELVPLSTADHATA
- a CDS encoding TonB-dependent receptor; the protein is MIRIPNRNRHHLTQAALLLFAFAAHAYAADDSSITGAIVDNSGKPLSKATITIQDASGKAVGAAQTDAKGHFILDHVNPGTYAIVVTAPGFASGSSIATTTPGQESSVSIALAKSDALDVQVNAQRLNRARNDLLPETGSSVYRFSQSDINNLPAGQNTPLNQVLMQAPGVASDSFGQLHVRGDHANLQYRINGIIIPEPISGFGQSLDTRIIDQMNFLTGALPAQYGYRTAGIVDIRTKSGDVGSGGSIDVFGGSRQTIRTSGDVFGSQGPFSYYFSGSVGENNLGIENPTSSANALHDHTRQGNAFGYMSYIINPLTRVSVMFGVTSNQFEIPNTPGLTPSFTLNGVNSFDSSQLNETQSELNQFAAVTLQGTNGGALDYQLAFVTRYSRTKFNPDPIGDLLFNGVASSDFHSDTANGVQLDTTYRLNDRHTIRSGIFVQQEHAVFDNNLSVFPVDENGNQSSDQPISIPDSSSKTGYLYSAYVQDEWKVTSKLTINYGLRYDKMDEYVSASQLSPRVGMVYALTPSTTVHAGYARYFTPPAFELVSNADIARYAGTTAAVSGQNDPVQPERSHYFDLGVTQRLSSALTVGLDAYYKKSSNLLDEGQFGTALIFTPFNYQYGRVYGVEFTANYRQDNVSAYMNVAFSRAQGKNINSAQFNFGADKLAYIASHWVYLDHDQRVSASFGGTYTLGQTTFTVDSIIGSGLRSGFANTDRVPWYTQVNLGVIQHFNVNNPLIGKFDARLLVINAFDRVYELRDGSGIGVGAPQYGPRIAVYAGITKNF